A stretch of the Dioscorea cayenensis subsp. rotundata cultivar TDr96_F1 chromosome 4, TDr96_F1_v2_PseudoChromosome.rev07_lg8_w22 25.fasta, whole genome shotgun sequence genome encodes the following:
- the LOC120258700 gene encoding protein DOG1-like 2, which translates to MPVPDSSALWLHQQGLLKNELTSARDSSNTTALGAAIERAMASYEAYYSARAESIHADPVRFFCAPCATPLERATQWMAGWRPSVFIHLLYSESGIRLQAQLNDLLNGVHSGDLGDLSPRQLGKVDEVQRRTIREEEEISQEMGELQLGVGEGDWDLEEKVGTLETIIQKADDLRLRTLKDIVDFLEPVQVVDLLVAAADFEIGMRCVSIDRNITGQ; encoded by the coding sequence ATGCCCGTTCCGGACTCCTCGGCACTCTGGCTCCACCAACAAGGCCTCCTCAAAAACGAGCTTACCTCTGCACGGGACTCCTCCAACACGACCGCCCTCGGTGCTGCCATCGAGAGAGCCATGGCGAGCTACGAGGCCTACTACAGTGCGCGCGCAGAGTCCATCCACGCAGACCCGGTGCGCTTCTTCTGCGCACCTTGTGCGACTCCGCTCGAGCGCGCGACGCAGTGGATGGCCGGGTGGCGTCCGAGCGTGTTTATCCACCTTCTTTACTCCGAGTCAGGGATTCGGCTCCAGGCTCAGCTTAATGATCTTCTTAACGGGGTGCATTCAGGGGATCTTGGGGACCTTTCACCAAGGCAACTGGGAAAGGTGGATGAGGTGCAAAGGAGGACAAtaagagaggaggaggagatttCGCAGGAGATGGGGGAGTTGCAGTTGGGGGTGGGAGAAGGGGATTGGGATTTGGAGGAGAAGGTGGGGACTTTAGAGACGATCATTCAGAAGGCTGATGATTTGAGGTTGAGGACTTTGAAGGATATTGTGGATTTCTTGGAGCCCGTTCAGGTTGTGGATCTTTTGGTGGCTGCAGCCGATTTTGAGATTGGTATGAGGTGTGTTAGTATCGATAGGAATATTACTGGGCAATAA